Proteins co-encoded in one Malus domestica chromosome 09, GDT2T_hap1 genomic window:
- the LOC103429377 gene encoding uncharacterized protein isoform X3, which translates to MRPRKALLVPSEGDVMMVSAEENVVLQGKTKWKKKKQVTTPRPACSWVYFSRDFIKEYSASHPESSGLKAATKAASDAWKSMSLDEKEKYTRRAREVWDNYLSAAPTRTPKPRKQATLVTRCSPGRLFNVIQRLTNEQKAAVKSMGFGSLLDLRCRTLRRSLCLWLLERFNTTRRSLEICGERIPITPKNVELVMGLAASGKDVVNSGSDDLIADLRHGYDATNHGISVRLLEERLAEPEAGEEFKRSFVLYALGTLLSPTARLDVSPSFLHFLTNMDVVHQYNWGKFLLDRLVCEVSRFRQGKQRAVGGCLLFLQLFYYESISVEENGALAPALVPSLSSWGEDEITEREKRERELGGYGCGEVVCKERCLDLDSCEFMGQLDRPPPACSTIHGVEDDTLLEHKENKGKKMT; encoded by the exons GTGCCAAGTGAAGGAGATGTTATGATGGTAAGTGCTGAAGAAAATGTTGTGTTACAAGGGAAGACcaaatggaagaagaagaagcaagtTACCACTCCTCGTCCTGCATGCTCATGGGTGTATTTTAG TCGGGATTTCATCAAGGAATACAGCGCTTCCCATCCTGAATCCTCTGGCCTTAAAGCT GCCACGAAGGCAGCTTCAGATGCATGGAAGTCTATGAGCCTTgatgagaaagaaaaatacacaagGCGTGCTCGTGAAGTGTGGGATAACTACTTGAGTGCAGCTCCAACCCGCACCCCTAAGCCAAGAAAACAG GCTACACTAGTCACAAGATGTTCTCCTGGCCGCTTATTCAATGTGATACAACGTCTGACAAATGAACAGAAGGCTGCAGTGAAAAGCATGGGATTTGGGAGCCTTCTTGACCTCAGATGCCGAACTCTCCGCCGCAGCTTGTGTCTTTGGCTCCTGGAGAGGTTTAACACTACACGACGTAGCTTGGAGATTTGTGGTGAGCGTATTCCTATAACACCAAAAAATGTGGAGCTTGTGATGGGATTAGCAGCTAGTGGGAAGGATGTGGTAAACTCAGGGTCTGATGACTTGATTGCGGATTTGCGGCACGGTTATGATGCTACAAATCATGGTATTTCAGTCAGACTCCTAGAGGAGAGGTTGGCAGAACCTGAAGCAGGAGAGGAATTTAAGAGATCGTTTGTCCTCTATGCACTGGGCACGCTTTTGTCCCCAACAGCAAGGCTGGATGTTAGCCCTTCATTCCTTCACTTTTTGACAAATATGGATGTTGTCCATCAGTACAATTGGGGGAAATTCTTACTTGACCGGCTAGTTTGCGAGGTATCTCGTTTTCGTCAAGGGAAGCAACGTGCGGTGGGTGGCTGTCTTTTGTTTCTCCAG CTCTTTTATTATGAAAGCATCTCTGTTGAGGAGAATGGTGCATTGGCCCCTGCCCTTGTTCCATCCTTATCTTCATGGGGTGAGGACGAGATTACTGAAAGGGAGAAGCGGGAAAGAGAGCTTGGTGGCTATGGATGCGGGGAG GTGGTGTGTAAGGAGAGGTGTCTTGATCTGGATTCTTGTGAGTTTATGGGCCAATTGGATCGGCCACCACCAGCATGCAGTACAATTCATGGGGTTGAGGATGATACTCTCCTTGAGCATAAGGAGAACAAG GGAAAGAAAATGACATAA